A stretch of Camelina sativa cultivar DH55 chromosome 18, Cs, whole genome shotgun sequence DNA encodes these proteins:
- the LOC104762316 gene encoding uncharacterized protein LOC104762316, with product MKERDGKVKEIMTLIDIAECIIAQSKTSSTKKCELITDLESKKSLEPPLKDEYKGLRSYWLRLDVKIKRDFMKVSIANLLRFVEGVEHYKAEGRDALDQVLASAREDGKWTFWMCRTKCLKKFSSAEECKNHFEQQHAADFKISSEKGKVRRIGKDWARKISVGSWEPVDAVAAVETIKNRLADVKAFASKNGWSKEWPKAVDEERSKLLKEIKSLLVSFCDLKILSCSIRDWVMRYPLKHLGKLEVSEQNLVDYHLVETPQSICFLECHELNQILGFLKTIKCERDDGTDLVCRAVDSVLARTQVKEKIDFDPQYSYLLLDRRLLKSNNTPFDDEVAINVFDPNVHYSKAPAHGDDIISWLTDYNSVDKTFPRPIREHNFGIWVAVLKAVQFTCRTLGTKYAKKTQFLIFDAALNVVEKFCTLEDERRRNLPEDQWSLYSSLVCDFCEKEVPEDSLPTKLLFLCAIRDVLEGALHPTFDSPDIEDCLNLIRERKTLSDNKVLKSVGLLKSVVTQKILLMDSKFLLIDNSRIRLLNSLTRLSAFDNRTYILQLLKPFLLNEIVNMEYKAKSDAAEADLLIKEEKKTPQSKKTNNKSKKDEIENMESKAKTDAAEADLLLEEEKKPQSKKKNKKNSTSKSRPRDKTVEHSKPSVNLEPEGTSSSLKTMEEDSQNLGEDSEPAAAEATTRYNSAFDVTLKALLNIKIFKEDLMRNRQPFHDHLEEQVPSALQKFFDAVVSEVIKNDEGIYSSLLSDLLAYLEEVHSMSSKAAEVLVAIFEFWHGWKNQERESLVTRLFTLEENERMSCTRCRRKSNYPEQRSYGIVMAADSIRDLKCSLGNMEFVDIIKVIRMEFKMFCDLKTGGCGKTNFVHHIISKRPPIFIIVLEWEKSETEKEVFETTKALEWEIDISRLYEGVEPNTNYRLVSMVGCGEEEEEHICIVYEKNRWVKLRRTAFEGEVVGNWKNVVRYCGERKVRPEILFYEAVPSMA from the exons ATGAAAGAAAGGGACGGCAAGGTCAAAGAAATTATGACTTTAATCGATATAGCAGAGTGCATCATCGCTCAGTCGAAGACTTCTTCTACAAAGAAGTGCGAGCTAATAACTGATTTGGAGTCAAAGAAGAGTCTAGAGCCGCCGCTTAAGGATGAGTATAAAGGACTGAGGTCGTATTGGTTACGTTTGGATGTTAAGATCAAAAGGGACTTTATGAAAGTAAGCATTGCAAATCTCTTACGTTTTGTCGAGGGAGTAGAACATTACAAAGCGGAGGGACGAGATGCTTTGGACCAAGTTCTCGCTTCTGCAAGGGAAGACGGTAAATGGACTTTCTGGATGTGTAGAACTAAATGTTTGAAGAAGTTCTCTAGTGCTGAAGAATGTAAGAATCATTTTGAACAACAACATGCTgcagattttaaaatttcatcagAAAAAGGTAAGGTCAGGAGGATAGGAAAAGATTGGGCTCGTAAGATATCTGTTGGAAGTTGGGAACCAGTAGACGCAGTAGCTGCCGTTGAAACGATCAAGAACCGGCTCGCAGATGTGAAAGCGTTTGCATCTAAGAACGGATGGTCCAAAGAATGGCCTAAAGCTGTGGATGAAGAGCGGAGTAAGTTACTTAAGGAAATCAAATCGCTCCTTGTCTCGTTTTGTGACCTTAAAATTCTCTCATGTAGCATCCGAGACTGGGTGATGCGTTATCCACTTAAGCATCTTGGAAAACTTGAAGTTTCTGAACAGAATCTTGTCGATTATCACCTAGTGGAAACACCTCAGAGTATATGTTTTCTAGAATGCCATGAACTCAATCAAATCCTAGGCTTTCTTAAAACCATCAAGTGTGAAAGGGATGATGGTACAGATCTGGTTTGCAGAGCAGTGGACAGCGTCTTGGCTCGTACTCAAGTTAAAGAAAAGATCGACTTTGATCCTCAGTATTCGTATCTGCTTCTGGATAGAAGACTGCTGAAAAGCAACAACACTCCATTTGATGATGAAGTGGCAATCAATGTTTTTGATCCCAATGTTCACTACTCCAAGGCACCTGCTCATGGAGATGATATCATATCCTGGTTAACTGACTACAATTCAGTGGATAAGACCTTTCCCAGACCTATCAGGGAACACAATTTTGGTATCTGGGTGGCTGTTCTGAAAGCTGTTCAGTTCACATGTAGGACTCTGGGAACCAAATATGCAAAGAAAACGCAGTTCTTGATTTTTGATGCAGCTCTTAATGTTGTTGAGAAATTTTGTACGCTTGAAGATGAAAGGAGAAGAAATCTGCCGGAAGACCAGTGGAGCTTATATTCATCTCTTGTATGTGATTTTTGTGAAAAGGAAGTTCCTGAAGATTCCCTCCCtacaaaattgttgttcttgtgTGCAATACGAGATGTCCTGGAAGGAGCATTGCATCCGACGTTTGATTCCCCTGATATAGAAGATTGCTTGAATCTTATACGTGAGCGTAAAACTCTCAGTGACAATAAAGTGTTGAAGTCCGTAGGCCTTCTCAAATCAGTGGTCACCCAAAAG ATTCTTCTAATGGATTCAAAATTTTTGCTGATTGATAATTCAAGGATTAGATTGCTAAACAGCCTCACAAGGCTTTCTGCTTTTGACAACCGCACTTATATCCTTCAACTCCTAAAACCTTTCTTGCTG AATGAAATCGTGAATATGGAATACAAAGCCAAGTCAGATGCAGCAGAAGCAGATCTTTTAAtcaaggaggagaagaagacgcCACAAtcaaaaaagacaaataataaaaGCAAAAAG GATGAAATTGAAAACATGGAATCCAAAGCAAAAACAGATGCAGCAGAAGCAGATCTTTTACTcgaagaggagaagaagccacaatcaaagaagaaaaataag AAAAATTCAACGAGCAAGTCTAGACCGCGTGATAAGACTGTTGAACA CAGTAAACCTTCTGTCAACCTTGAACCGGAAGGTACATCTTCATCACTAAAAACGATGGAAGAAGATTCACAAAACCTTGGAGAAGATTCAGAGCCAGCAGCTGCAGAAGCTACAACCAGATAcaattcagcttttgacgtgaCGCTAAAG GCCCTCTTGAACATTAAGATTTTCAAAGAAGATTTGATGCGCAATAGGCAACCATTTCATGACCACCTGGAAGAACAAGTTCCTTCCGCGCTACAAAAATTCTTTGACGCTGTTGTGTCAGAGGTGATAAAAAATGATGAGGGAATCTACAGTTCCTTGTTGAGCGACTTACTTGCTTACCTAGAAGAGGTTCATTCCATG TCAAGTAAAGCTGCTGAGGTACTTGTAGCCATATTTGAGTTTTGGCATGGCtggaaaaatcaagaaagagaaagcTTGGTAACTCGCCTTTTCACGTTGGAGGAAAATGAAAGAATGAGTTGCACCAGATGCAGAAGGAAGTCAAATTATCCAGAGCAACGTTCTTATGGCATTGTTATGGCTGCAGATTCAATCAGGGATCTGAAG TGTTCTCTTGGGAATATGGAGTTTGTGGATATCATTAAGGTGATCCGCATGGAATTTAAAATGTTCTGTGACCTTAAAACAGGGGGATGTGGAAAGACAAACTTTGTTCATCACATTATAAGTAAACGCCCACCTATCTTCATAATCG TTTTGGAATGGGAGAAGAGCGAAACTGAGAAAGAAGTATTTGAAACAACAAAGGCTTTGGAGTGGGAAATAGACATCAGCAGGCTATATGAAGGCGTAGAACCAAACACCAACTACCGGCTTGTGTCAATG GTTGgttgtggtgaagaagaagaagagcacatTTGCATAGTTTATGAAAAGAACCGGTGGGTCAAACTCAGACGCACTGCTTTTGAAGGAGAG